One genomic region from Gemmobacter aquarius encodes:
- a CDS encoding tagatose-bisphosphate aldolase, with the protein MTRMTTAERRGYQLICGDEGAMMVIACDQRGGMRTILADTPEEQAKIGTDILGHTKMDIAAYLARHATAVLVDPVCALPAMIDEGMLHRQTALLVGLDDSGFGSTPEGYRISKLVPGITARKVRELGGTGGKIMVYLRSDTPDANTANIALLKQVIDDFAAEDLLLVVEFLTYALPGEDKATHAAAVPALIEGGSRICLELGSKLLKIPYPGTPQACANVTAMCGDVPWAVLSAGVDHATFLGQVETAMANGASGVIAGRSLWKDCISLDRAVTKERLTDVALPRLREIQAVIGRYMPRG; encoded by the coding sequence ATGACCCGAATGACCACAGCCGAACGGCGCGGCTACCAGCTGATCTGCGGCGACGAAGGCGCTATGATGGTCATCGCCTGCGACCAGCGTGGCGGCATGCGGACCATTCTGGCCGACACCCCCGAGGAACAAGCCAAGATCGGCACCGATATCCTTGGCCACACCAAAATGGACATCGCGGCCTACCTTGCCCGTCACGCGACTGCCGTTCTGGTCGATCCGGTCTGCGCGCTGCCTGCGATGATCGACGAGGGGATGCTGCACCGCCAGACGGCGCTGCTGGTGGGTCTCGACGATTCCGGCTTTGGCTCGACCCCCGAGGGCTACCGCATTTCAAAGCTGGTGCCGGGGATCACGGCGCGCAAGGTGCGCGAGTTGGGCGGGACCGGCGGCAAGATCATGGTCTATCTGCGGTCGGATACCCCCGATGCCAACACCGCGAACATCGCGCTCTTGAAACAGGTAATCGACGATTTCGCTGCGGAAGACCTGCTGTTGGTCGTGGAATTCCTGACCTATGCCCTGCCGGGCGAAGACAAGGCCACCCATGCCGCCGCCGTGCCTGCGCTGATCGAGGGCGGGTCGCGGATATGTCTGGAACTGGGATCGAAGCTTCTGAAAATTCCCTATCCGGGAACGCCGCAGGCTTGCGCCAACGTCACGGCGATGTGTGGCGATGTGCCTTGGGCCGTGCTGTCGGCGGGGGTGGATCATGCGACCTTCCTTGGTCAGGTGGAAACCGCGATGGCCAATGGCGCATCGGGGGTGATCGCGGGGCGGTCGCTGTGGAAGGATTGCATCTCGCTTGACCGTGCGGTGACGAAAGAGCGGCTGACCGATGTGGCGCTGCCGCGCCTGCGGGAAATCCAGGCGGTGATTGGCCGCTACATGCCGCGCGGCTGA
- a CDS encoding glycosyltransferase family 4 protein — translation MRILFTIGNAYLPQRSGGAQSSTKQLVEELSAQGHEAAVLSRLSGGGWTEVSSRIKRSIGRTRFSSDRLAGHLVYRAWDPTDTTEVVRKFRPDVAIVQNGNTIPIAKSLEAHGVPVVLYFRNVELAELEGSPTELTRALFVANSQFTANRYHEAFGITSTVIPPLVNPDLYRTASTRTNITFINPYPVKGLEVALAVAGQCPDIPFTFVESWGIDTDLRACLDRRLAGLPNVTLHPRTTDMKSVYGKARILLVPSLWEEAWGRVATEAHFSGIPVIGSRQGGLPEAIGPGGLTLDIGAPITEWVAAVRRLWDDPAEYARLSETALKFSERPEMQPGYQVNRLLEVLGA, via the coding sequence ATGCGGATTTTGTTCACCATCGGTAATGCCTATCTTCCCCAACGCTCTGGCGGGGCGCAATCCAGCACGAAACAGCTTGTCGAGGAACTGAGCGCGCAGGGGCACGAGGCTGCCGTTCTGAGCCGTCTGAGCGGTGGCGGCTGGACCGAGGTATCGTCCCGGATCAAGCGCAGCATCGGCCGTACGCGCTTTTCCAGCGACAGGCTGGCCGGCCATCTGGTCTATCGCGCCTGGGATCCGACCGACACGACCGAAGTGGTCCGCAAATTCCGCCCTGACGTTGCAATCGTACAGAACGGTAACACGATCCCCATCGCCAAAAGCCTCGAGGCGCATGGCGTTCCCGTCGTGCTCTACTTCCGTAATGTCGAGTTGGCGGAACTCGAAGGGTCCCCGACAGAACTGACACGGGCGCTGTTCGTGGCGAACTCGCAATTCACCGCCAACCGTTACCACGAAGCGTTCGGGATCACCTCGACGGTCATTCCCCCGCTGGTGAACCCCGACCTGTATCGCACAGCCTCTACCCGGACCAACATAACCTTCATCAACCCCTATCCGGTCAAAGGACTGGAGGTCGCACTTGCCGTCGCGGGGCAATGCCCGGACATCCCCTTTACCTTCGTCGAAAGCTGGGGCATCGACACGGACCTTCGCGCATGTCTCGACCGGCGTCTTGCCGGTTTGCCCAATGTAACCTTGCATCCCCGCACAACGGATATGAAGTCCGTTTACGGCAAGGCCCGCATCCTGCTGGTGCCAAGCCTGTGGGAAGAGGCCTGGGGCAGGGTCGCCACCGAAGCCCATTTCAGCGGCATCCCGGTCATCGGCTCGCGCCAAGGCGGCCTGCCCGAGGCGATAGGCCCCGGCGGGCTGACCCTCGATATCGGTGCCCCCATCACGGAATGGGTCGCGGCGGTGCGGCGGCTGTGGGACGATCCGGCCGAATATGCCAGACTGTCGGAAACAGCGCTCAAATTCTCGGAAAGACCGGAAATGCAGCCCGGCTATCAGGTGAACCGGCTTCTCGAAGTGCTGGGTGCCTGA
- a CDS encoding ROK family protein: protein MRDTIGIDIGGTNIRAARIGADGVIKDRRAVPSQRDAAACLRLCRQLVAELRSETTVSVGVGVPGQVDFAAQRVLSGGYVDLSSLDFARLLSEGTGLFVTIDNDANMALLGEAAVGAAQGLSHAVMLTIGTGIGGAILDNRHLLRGRGSAGQLGHLTVIPEGRACVCGRKGCVETESSGTAFGVHLAEAGLPASTRVQDLLDRPDDPAAARVLQRWAAPLRCAIDTLIATLSPQAVILGGGLGAAAHSALSLVPARKSWFDAPVLAASLGDDAGVIGAARAGRPRGRRAILVNGVPASGKSTVAKQIAAATGWAVIALDTIKNPFLAELSPVDRMMNRTLGRAAYQSIFDLVAEFPQDATVIVDAWFGFQPPEVLTTGLADAGVTDALEVWCHAPPEIVGDRYGARVATRQAGHPGLEYVPELVALARRARPLDLFPRLDVDTTLPPDQAAWRRFLGV from the coding sequence ATGCGTGACACGATCGGGATCGACATCGGCGGAACCAATATCCGCGCGGCGAGGATCGGCGCGGATGGGGTCATCAAAGACCGCCGCGCCGTACCCAGCCAGCGCGACGCTGCGGCCTGCCTGCGTTTGTGCCGGCAACTGGTGGCTGAACTTCGCAGCGAGACCACGGTTTCGGTCGGGGTCGGGGTCCCCGGTCAGGTCGATTTCGCGGCGCAACGGGTGCTTTCGGGCGGCTATGTCGATCTGTCCTCGCTCGATTTCGCGCGGCTTCTGTCCGAAGGCACGGGGCTTTTTGTCACCATCGACAACGATGCCAACATGGCCCTTTTGGGCGAGGCAGCGGTGGGCGCTGCACAAGGCCTGTCGCATGCCGTCATGCTGACCATCGGCACCGGCATAGGCGGAGCGATCCTCGACAACCGGCACTTGCTGCGCGGGCGCGGGTCTGCGGGCCAGTTGGGCCATCTGACGGTCATCCCCGAAGGGCGCGCTTGCGTCTGTGGCCGCAAAGGCTGTGTCGAGACGGAAAGTTCGGGCACGGCCTTCGGTGTGCATCTGGCCGAAGCCGGATTGCCCGCATCGACGCGCGTGCAAGACCTGCTGGACCGGCCCGACGATCCGGCTGCAGCGCGCGTCTTGCAGCGCTGGGCCGCGCCGTTGCGCTGTGCGATCGACACGCTGATCGCAACGCTGTCGCCGCAGGCTGTCATTCTAGGGGGCGGATTGGGCGCCGCGGCGCATTCCGCGCTATCCTTGGTTCCGGCCCGGAAATCTTGGTTCGATGCGCCGGTGCTTGCCGCCTCGCTGGGCGACGATGCGGGCGTGATCGGCGCGGCCCGTGCAGGCCGGCCACGCGGGCGGCGGGCCATTCTGGTGAACGGGGTGCCTGCCTCGGGCAAATCGACGGTCGCGAAACAGATTGCGGCCGCAACCGGCTGGGCGGTCATCGCGCTCGACACCATCAAGAACCCGTTTCTGGCCGAGCTTTCCCCCGTCGACCGGATGATGAACCGCACGCTCGGCCGCGCCGCCTATCAGTCGATCTTCGACCTCGTCGCCGAATTTCCACAAGATGCGACCGTGATCGTCGACGCCTGGTTCGGTTTTCAGCCGCCCGAAGTACTGACCACGGGTCTGGCAGACGCCGGCGTTACCGATGCGCTGGAAGTCTGGTGCCATGCCCCGCCGGAAATCGTCGGCGACCGATACGGGGCGCGGGTCGCAACCCGTCAGGCTGGCCATCCGGGACTTGAATACGTGCCGGAACTGGTCGCCCTTGCGCGGCGGGCCCGACCTCTCGATCTTTTCCCCCGCCTTGACGTCGATACCACTCTGCCGCCGGATCAGGCCGCATGGCGCAGGTTTCTGGGCGTCTGA
- a CDS encoding sugar-binding transcriptional regulator yields the protein MHMVAKLHYEGDLPQVQIARQLGVSTATISRLLQRARAEGIVRIEVRELVVPDALGAQLERQLDLRRVSVVETPAGSAGVALSAPLGTMLKTANIGPGSVLALGWGRAIRAVLEAGLPAMPGVLVVPATGGMQQHHAHFQINEFARMAAEQAGGTAYFLHAPFLPSAEARDSFLADPAIREAVALWDRIDVAVVGVGLPHALNAPDASLATPSEQQLVDSAGDVIRHYFDVRGRPIDWEGADRLIAVTPDQLRRARLCIGVAAGEAKAASIIGAARARLINALVTDAQTAQAVLDQLAAGV from the coding sequence ATGCACATGGTGGCGAAACTGCATTACGAGGGCGACTTGCCCCAGGTGCAGATCGCCAGACAGCTTGGCGTCTCCACCGCCACGATCTCGCGCCTGTTGCAACGGGCACGGGCCGAAGGGATCGTGCGGATAGAGGTGCGCGAGTTGGTCGTGCCCGATGCGCTTGGCGCACAACTGGAACGACAGTTGGACCTGCGCCGCGTGTCGGTGGTGGAAACCCCCGCTGGCAGCGCGGGCGTTGCACTTTCGGCGCCGCTTGGCACCATGCTGAAAACCGCGAATATCGGGCCGGGGTCGGTGCTTGCGCTGGGGTGGGGCCGTGCGATCCGTGCCGTGCTGGAAGCGGGGCTTCCCGCCATGCCGGGGGTTCTGGTCGTGCCCGCGACAGGGGGCATGCAACAGCATCACGCGCATTTCCAGATTAACGAATTTGCCCGCATGGCTGCCGAACAGGCCGGTGGAACCGCATATTTCCTGCACGCGCCCTTCCTGCCTTCGGCCGAGGCGCGCGACAGCTTCCTTGCCGATCCCGCAATCCGCGAGGCGGTGGCGCTGTGGGACCGGATCGACGTGGCCGTGGTCGGCGTGGGCTTGCCCCATGCCCTGAACGCGCCCGACGCCAGCCTTGCCACGCCATCCGAACAGCAACTGGTCGATTCGGCGGGCGATGTGATCCGCCATTACTTCGACGTGCGGGGTCGCCCGATCGACTGGGAGGGTGCCGACCGCCTGATCGCGGTGACGCCCGATCAACTGCGGCGTGCACGGCTGTGCATCGGCGTCGCAGCGGGCGAGGCGAAGGCCGCGTCGATCATCGGGGCCGCCCGCGCCCGCCTTATCAACGCATTGGTGACCGATGCCCAGACCGCGCAGGCCGTGCTCGACCAGCTTGCCGCGGGCGTGTGA
- a CDS encoding ABC transporter substrate-binding protein: MKRRSILGAVAAVSLSLSLGLGAAQAQDKKFTIALIPGLTTDAFYITMQKGAQAAADALGVELVFQGAPDFNPVTQVPVLDAVIARAPDAILIAPTDTTQLVEPLRKAHDAGIPVITVDTFIGTGKYQTGAGDADFPLSYIASDNVLGGKIAARALAAAIGGEGKVYVSNVKPGISTTDQREEGFKQAMAEEFPNVTVLETQFNDNDANKAASQLQGVLAREADLKGVFGANLFSALGAANGVQQAGQSGNVKVVAFDAPGSIVDNLSTGLVDVAIAQHPAEIGYYGVVSAYAHLTGNSIPVSIGTGFTIIDKNNVSDPEIAKYVYSE, encoded by the coding sequence ATGAAACGTCGTTCGATTCTGGGGGCCGTCGCTGCGGTCTCGCTGTCGTTGTCGCTCGGTCTGGGCGCGGCGCAGGCGCAAGACAAAAAGTTCACCATCGCGCTCATTCCGGGCCTGACCACGGACGCTTTCTACATCACCATGCAAAAGGGCGCGCAGGCTGCCGCCGATGCGCTGGGTGTGGAACTGGTGTTCCAGGGTGCGCCCGACTTCAACCCCGTCACGCAGGTTCCGGTTCTGGATGCCGTCATCGCCCGTGCGCCCGACGCCATTCTGATCGCGCCGACCGACACCACCCAGCTCGTCGAGCCGCTTCGCAAGGCGCATGACGCGGGTATTCCGGTCATCACCGTCGACACCTTCATCGGCACCGGCAAATACCAGACCGGCGCAGGCGATGCCGACTTCCCACTGTCTTACATTGCGTCCGACAACGTGCTTGGCGGCAAGATCGCGGCCCGCGCATTGGCAGCAGCCATCGGCGGCGAGGGCAAGGTTTACGTGTCGAACGTGAAGCCGGGCATTTCTACCACCGACCAGCGCGAAGAAGGCTTCAAGCAGGCCATGGCCGAAGAATTCCCGAACGTCACGGTTCTGGAAACCCAGTTCAACGACAATGACGCCAACAAGGCCGCCTCGCAGCTTCAGGGCGTTCTGGCCCGCGAAGCCGACCTCAAGGGCGTGTTCGGCGCCAACCTGTTCTCGGCCCTTGGCGCCGCCAACGGCGTGCAGCAGGCCGGACAGTCGGGCAACGTCAAGGTCGTGGCCTTCGATGCACCCGGTTCCATCGTCGACAACCTCTCGACCGGCCTCGTCGATGTCGCCATCGCGCAGCATCCGGCAGAAATCGGCTATTACGGCGTGGTTTCGGCCTATGCCCACCTGACCGGCAACTCGATCCCGGTCAGCATCGGCACGGGCTTTACCATCATCGACAAGAACAACGTCAGCGATCCGGAAATCGCCAAATACGTCTACTCCGAGTGA